A single genomic interval of Pyrus communis chromosome 7, drPyrComm1.1, whole genome shotgun sequence harbors:
- the LOC137739176 gene encoding uncharacterized protein, which produces MDESSSALIEAILREQEEEEAQKYGRKLTQNGDAYAWQTVSYSKRNRKSSSKARLADSNADLQNGVVSSASDVFRPIELHSEERRRRVLEAQAAAVSGDATPGASKRTSDDDDEGDSDGEVAGAAVENGEVKKVKQKKPKKPKVTVAEAASKMDAGDLGAFLADITASYNETQQDIQLMRLADYFGRAFAAVSPAQFPWLKTFKESSVAKLVDIPLSHVSDDVYKISVEWIGQRSTEALGSFVLWSLDSILADLATHQGVAKGSKKAVQQAPSKSQVAIFVVLAMVLRRRPEVLISLVPVMRGSPKYEGQDKLPITVWLVAQASQGDLVVGLYSWVQFLLPILSSKSSSNPLCRDLILQSVERILSSPKARPILLNGAVRKGEHIVPPSALDLLMRVSFPTPSARVKATERFEAVYPTLKEIALAGSPRSKTMKQVTQQILKNSVKAVNEGIPDLSKEASGLFIWCLTQNPECYRQWDILYLDNLDASVVLLKKLSDEWKEQSVKHASLDPLRETLKSFREKNDKALAAGGADAARHSLLKDADKYCKQILGRLSQGHVCMKSMVLVSVALAVGAAVMSQNIQPGDLKKFVAMFNLPPTL; this is translated from the exons ATGGACGAAAGTTCATCGGCACTGATCGAAGCAATTCTCAGAGaacaagaggaggaggaggcacAGAAATATGGCAGGAAGCTCACCCAAAACGGTGACGCTTATGCGTGGCAGACGGTTTCGTATTCGAAGCGAAACCGGAAATCCTCCTCCAAGGCGCGTCTGGCGGACTCCAACGCCGATCTTCAGAACGGTGTCGTATCCTCCGCCTCCGACGTTTTCCGGCCGATCGAGCTGCATTCCGAGGAGCGCCGTCGGAGAGTTCTCGAGGCCCAGGCCGCAGCCGTTTCCGGAGATGCCACACCCGGCGCATCGAAGCGGACTTCCGATGACGACGATGAGGGTGATAGCGATGGTGAGGTGGCCGGGGCGGCCGTCGAAAACGGCGAGGTGAAGAAGGTGAAGCAGAAGAAGCCGAAGAAGCCGAAGGTGACGGTGGCGGAGGCGGCGTCGAAGATGGACGCCGGTGATCTCGGCGCCTTTCTGGCTGATATAACT GCTTCGTATAATGAGACGCAGCAGGACATACAGCTTATGCGCTTGGCGGATTATTTCGGTCGAGCATTTGCGGCGGTCAGTCCGGCTCAATTTCCGTGGTTGAAGACGTTCAAGGAATCCTCTGTGGCAAAGCTGGTTGAT ATCCCCCTTTCGCATGTATCTGATGATGTTTACAAGATATCAGTTGAATGGATCGGCCAGCGCTCTACTGAAGCGCTTGGATCGTTTGTGCTATGGTCGTTGGACAGCATTCTTGCTGACCTTGCAACTCATCAAGGAGTAGCCAAGGGATCCAAAAAGGCGGTTCAGCAAGCACCTTCAAAGTCTCAG GTTGCCATATTTGTGGTTTTAGCAATGGTATTGCGACGAAGACCTGAAGTACTGATTAGTTTAGTTCCTGTGATGAGGGGAAGTCCGAAATATGAAGGCCAAGATAAGCTTCCAATCACAGTTTGGTTGGTTGCACAG GCTTCTCAAGGAGATCTGGTTGTTGGGTTGTACTCATGGGTACAATTTCTCTTGCCTATATTGAGTAGCAAGTCAAGTAGTAATCCACTGTGTAGAGACTTAATTTTGCAGTCTGTGGAAAG AATTTTGTCTTCTCCGAAAGCCCGTCCTATTCTATTAAATGGTGCTGTCAGAAAGGGGGAGCACATAGTGCCACCATCAGCCCTTGATCTCTTGATGAGAGTCTCTTTTCCGACACCTTCTGCCCGAGTTAAG GCAACTGAGAGGTTTGAAGCTGTTTATCCAACTTTGAAAGAGATCGCCCTTGCTGGTTCCCCCAGAAGCAAGACAATGAAGCAAGTCACACAGCAGATATTAAAGAATTCAGTTAAAGCTGTTAATGAGG GCATACCTGATCTGTCTAAGGAAGCAAGCGGCTTATTTATTTGGTGTTTGACGCAAAACCCTGAATGTTACAGGCAATGG GACATACTTTATCTGGACAATCTCGATGCAAGTGTTGTTCTCCTGAAAAAGCTATCTGACGAGTGGAAGGAGCAATCTGTTAAACATGCTTCTCTTGACCCCTTGAGGGAAACTTTAAAGAGTTTCAGGGAGAAG AATGATAAAGCATTGGCAGCGGGGGGAGCTGATGCTGCCCGCCATTCACTGTTGAAGGATGCAGACAAATACTGCAAACAGATTTTGGGACGATTGTCGCAAGGCCATGTATGCATGAAGAGCATGGTACTTGTTTCTGTTGCCCTCGCTGTGGGTGCTGCGGTCATGTCCCAAAACATACAACCTGGGGACCTTAAGAAATTTGTAGCTATGTTTAACTTACCCCCAACTCTCTGA